AAACCCAAAGTACGTGGGTGCTCTACGCTGTAACTACGCAGTGTCACAAAGTGAACCCAAGGCGAATCTCGCGAGAATCTCAGTAGCAACACATTTCTCATGCGTATGCCTGTTCAGCCGCATCTCCTATAAATAATGGGCAGTATTACATCGGTATCATTCTTGGTATTTTAACCAGTTTTGTTTAGAATATAGGATCTTCTTATGTATTATGAAAAACTTTGATATATTATATAGACGAGTTATTTCATACGTGTTACTTAAAATGACTAATTTTtgtgaaatttaataaataatttgtgtCGTTGTATTAAAGAACTAAGTTATTAAATGTATTCATATTATAGAATGTTCTGCTTACTGTTCAAATTTGAGCCTTACGTGAAACTTATTGTAGATGTTAGTCACATTGCACATTTAAGCATACATTTCTTAAATCAAATTACATACAATATATGTCATATATTTCTTGCTTACTTGTCTGATATTTTTTTGCACGCCATAAAACGTTACATGAAATACATGTATTATATACTTACCGCTTTCTACGAGAACTTCTGTGACGTACACAATCTCTAGCATAATGACCTCTTTCACCACATTCGTAACATCTATCTTCAGGGTGAAATAATCTTCCAAAGCCTCTTCTAGAATAACCTCTGTCTCTTAATCTTTTTCCATTGGATGGTTCAACACGAGCTCGCCTCCCACATATAGTCCTTCCATCAAGTCCTCTAACTGCATCTTCTGCATCTCTAGCATCTTCAAATTCCACAAAAGCAAATCCAGGTGGATTTCTAGCTACCCATACATTTCTTAGAGGTCCATAATACGAGAAAGCATCCTCCAATTCCTGCTTTGTTGCACTGCTTCCTAAGTCTCCTACATAGACTTTGCAGTCTGAAGGATATCGTGACATctaaaataaatatgttttcaTAATATAATGTATGTCTGTTTGCAGTTGATTTACTTTTGGTAACCTATATATCACATATAAAATAGTAAGAAACGAATACAACAATAATTAAACTAAATATTTATGGAACatacataaaatttataaattataagcaATATTAAAAAAACTACTTATTTTTCCTTTGTGAAAGGTTATCAATTACTATTTAGACtataaattatagttttatttattatatacttgCTGCATTAACAGgatatttattgttttattataGCAATAGTATacttaattaaaaatacaatattcatttaattttctgaataaaatatttaacttttTGAGGAGCAATATGTgatatattcaaaataattatacctTATTCATTGTTGCTTAATTTATTGAACACGAGTGTACAGCGATGTAATTcacaaaatattcaattaattttacattccgaagaaaaaaattatacgtCAATTTTTTGCATTTAGATATCGATCTTGTTGAAATATAGGGGATGACTCTCAAGCCCAGGTTTTAGCTGTTTAAAAGTATAAACGTAATCGATTAAAAGTGTTTGACCAATCGATATAACCAATACGAGTAGTGTAACTTA
This window of the Ptiloglossa arizonensis isolate GNS036 chromosome 13, iyPtiAriz1_principal, whole genome shotgun sequence genome carries:
- the LOC143153931 gene encoding serine/arginine-rich splicing factor 7 codes for the protein MNKMSRYPSDCKVYVGDLGSSATKQELEDAFSYYGPLRNVWVARNPPGFAFVEFEDARDAEDAVRGLDGRTICGRRARVEPSNGKRLRDRGYSRRGFGRLFHPEDRCYECGERGHYARDCVRHRSSRRKRSHSRSYSRSRSQSRSRSRSRSRSRSRSKHSRSSSRSRSRSRSGYNKEKLRNKRRSGSKDRSPRKTRSKSVSRSRSR